The following proteins come from a genomic window of Candidatus Bathyarchaeota archaeon:
- a CDS encoding AMP phosphorylase, giving the protein MKFKVKEVDLDAGGKLISVLNMDDAEELGIRSLSRIKIEYNNKEVTAIANITKKVVNKGEIGIFREVKEKLEVIEGETVNVSPAPLPKSLDYIKNRLKGRKLNKKEIKEIVMDVVEGRLSEVEIAAFITSLNFKCLDLEEAMNFSLAMVEAGKTLNLNKELIADKHSIGGIPGDKTTLLLVPIVASCGVTIPKSSSRAITSAAGTADRAEVLMPVNLNLNEMKEVVEKADGCIVWGGALDLSPADDIFINVEFPLSLDPLLLPSILSKKKAVGSKFVVIDIPCGWGAKVKTVEEANQLAKDFIELGEKLGMKIRCAITYGNQPIGYSIGPALEAKEALENLMRIKKSVDLIDKVTDLAGMILNMAGFANGKNLAIKAIETGKAERKLREIIELQGGKANIKIDDIPIGCYKIDLKANEKGYVTWIDNYGLVKIARYAGAPKHKGAGVQLYKKVGDPVRKGESLLSIYAEKSSRLEEAISILKEYKIINVGERIEMTISEIKEPETKIEEFILER; this is encoded by the coding sequence TTGAAGTTTAAAGTTAAAGAAGTGGATTTAGATGCTGGAGGAAAATTAATATCTGTTTTAAATATGGATGATGCTGAAGAACTTGGCATAAGAAGTTTGAGCAGAATTAAAATAGAATACAACAATAAAGAAGTAACAGCTATAGCGAATATAACTAAGAAAGTTGTAAATAAAGGAGAAATTGGAATATTTAGGGAAGTTAAAGAAAAACTTGAAGTTATTGAAGGCGAAACAGTTAACGTTTCCCCTGCGCCTTTACCTAAATCTTTAGATTACATTAAAAACAGGTTAAAAGGAAGAAAATTAAATAAAAAAGAGATTAAAGAAATTGTAATGGATGTTGTTGAAGGAAGATTAAGTGAAGTTGAAATAGCTGCCTTTATAACCTCGTTAAACTTTAAATGTTTAGATTTAGAAGAGGCTATGAATTTTTCTTTAGCTATGGTTGAAGCTGGAAAAACATTAAATTTAAATAAAGAATTAATTGCTGATAAACACTCGATAGGTGGTATCCCAGGTGATAAAACCACTCTTCTTTTGGTCCCAATAGTAGCTTCATGCGGAGTAACAATTCCTAAAAGTTCTTCAAGAGCAATAACTTCAGCTGCTGGAACAGCTGATAGAGCTGAAGTATTAATGCCTGTAAATCTTAACTTAAATGAAATGAAAGAAGTTGTTGAAAAAGCTGATGGATGCATAGTTTGGGGTGGAGCATTAGACCTTTCTCCAGCTGATGATATATTTATTAATGTTGAATTCCCTTTATCTTTAGATCCTCTTTTACTTCCTTCTATATTAAGTAAAAAGAAAGCTGTAGGATCAAAATTTGTTGTTATAGATATACCCTGTGGATGGGGTGCAAAAGTAAAAACTGTTGAAGAAGCAAACCAGTTGGCTAAAGATTTTATAGAGTTAGGAGAAAAACTTGGAATGAAAATTCGATGCGCAATCACCTATGGAAATCAACCTATTGGATATTCTATAGGGCCTGCACTGGAAGCTAAAGAAGCATTAGAAAACTTAATGAGAATTAAAAAAAGCGTAGATCTAATTGATAAGGTGACAGATTTAGCTGGAATGATTTTAAATATGGCTGGATTCGCTAATGGAAAAAATTTAGCTATTAAAGCTATTGAAACAGGTAAAGCTGAGAGAAAACTTAGGGAAATAATAGAGCTTCAAGGAGGAAAAGCAAACATTAAAATTGATGATATACCAATTGGATGTTATAAAATCGATTTAAAAGCTAACGAAAAAGGTTATGTAACTTGGATAGATAACTATGGACTTGTAAAAATAGCGAGATATGCTGGAGCACCAAAACATAAAGGAGCAGGAGTTCAACTTTATAAAAAAGTTGGAGATCCTGTTAGAAAAGGAGAAAGTTTGCTTAGTATTTACGCAGAAAAATCAAGTAGGCTAGAGGAGGCTATTTCAATTCTTAAAGAGTATAAAATTATAAATGTTGGAGAAAGAATTGAAATGACTATAAGTGAGATTAAAGAACCTGAGACGAAAATTGAGGAGTTTATTCTTGAGCGATAA